Part of the Candidatus Poseidoniia archaeon genome, TGACACCGTGGCCCTACAACTACTGGCGGCTGAAGAAGTACGGTCAAGCTTGTCACTGAAAACCATCTTCGATATTGTCAGACCTGCCCACAAGGTCCCTAGAACTATTTGGAGTTCAGATACACCTCTGACATTGAAGCCAAAACCCATCACTTTATTTTTTCTGGTTACGGGCCTTTGGATATTTGGTACGGGAGAAGCAATAATCATTGCATCTGGGATTGGAGTCAGTCCCTGGACGGTTTTAGCTCAGGGAATTGGCAAACAGACTGGTTTCTCAGTGGGTGAAGCAACTTTCGTTGTCAGCATTCTGGTTCTCTTTATGTGGGTACCATTGCGTGAAACACCAGGGATTGGGACCATCCTAAATGCCATATTGATTGCTATGGCCATCGACGTGATGGTACCTTTCCTTCCAGAGCCCACGGAAACAGGCCTTGCCTTCATCCAGACAATTATTGGAGTCATAGTGGCAGGGATCGGTAGCGGTTTCTATCTCACTGCGAATCTGGGTCCGGGCCCGAGAGATGGATGGATGACAGGAATCCAGCGAAGAACCGATTGGCCAATCGGCCGCGTCAGAATTAGCATCGAGATTCTGGTTTTAAGTTTGGGGATTGTTCTCGGTGGAACCTTTGGAATCGGGACAATTATATTTGCGATTGGCATTGGCCCTGTGGTAGCAATGAGTTTAGGCGTAGCAAGTCACTGGAGTGAATGAAAGCCAGAGAAGAAATACGGGCACTAGCAAACAAAGAGATAGCTCAACATAGTCTGAGATTCTTTAAAACAGACAAAGGAGAATACGGACATGGCGATCTTTTTCTTGGTGTAAGAGCACCCCAAATAAGATCGATTGCTAAAGAACACATTGACATTTCTATAACCGATATGAAAACACTCATATGTTCTAAATATCACGAAGAAAGATTTTTAGGCTTAATAATTATAGTAAATAAATACGCTAAAAGCAAAGATAGAAAAGATAGAAACAAACTGTACGAAATCTATGTTTCCAGTTTCAAACATATCAACAATTGGAACTTGGTTGACGTAACCTGCCCACATATAATTGGAAAACACCTCATGGACAAAAATCGTAAGATACTCTACAAATGGGCCAGATCCGAGGACCTATGGACAAGAAGAATAGCCATGATTTCAACTTTTTGGTTTATCAGAAGAAATGATTTAGAAGACACTTTCAAGATAGCAGATAAATTACTTCACGATGAACATGATCTTATCCATAAAGCAGTTGGATGGATGCTTAGGGAAGCAGGCAAAAGAGATCTAAAAAGAGAGGAAACTTTTCTAAAAAAACACTACAAAACCATGCCCCGAACAATGCTAAGGTACGCTATAGAAAAATTTCCTGAAACCAAGAGGCAGAAATACCTCAAGGGAACAATCTAAATTCATTTTGAAACAGCCACCCACTTGTGCAACTACTGGCGCCTCAAGTACGGCGCAGCGTGCTACTGATGCGAACTGAGGGCCTACATCAGCCTGTTCTTCGGTGGCCTGATATGGCTGATTGACTACCTCGATCGCCCGAAAAACACCTAAACCCACCCGGCACTGCGACCGCGATGCGCATCCTGATGGGGATTCGCTGGCAATCGCGGCACGACGGCGAAGACCACTTTAGCCGGCCGCCGGTAACGCGTCATGAACGAGCGACTGCGGGCGGCGTTGCCGCTGCTGGTACTGGGGTGCGGCTGCTACGGTGGCGCGGCGCTCGGCTGGACTTTCGGCGTCGGCGCCAGCTCGGCAGTGCTGCTCTTTCTCTACTCGATGTATCCGCTGCTGGTGCTGGCCGGGGCGGGGCTGCTCGCCGCCGGCTGGATTCGGTGGCGGCAGGAGGCGTGATGCGCGGCCGGACCATGGCTGCCGGCGCGCTGCTGCTAACGCGGCGCAACACAACCATGCTGCCGCTGGCGCGGCGCACCATGGGCGCGCTGCTGTTCGCGCTGGCGCTGTTGCTGGCTCCGCTGCCGGGTGCCCCCGCCAGCCCCCCTGAAGAAGCGCCGGAGCAACGACTGGCGCTGGTCGAATTGTTCACGGCGACGTGGTGCCCGCCCTGCCTTCCGGGCGGGCTGGCGCTCGAGGCGGTGGCTGACATGGACGAGGTGGCGGTGCTCGCCTACCACACGGTCGAGGACGACCCGTTCGGGACGGCCGCCACCGAGCAGCGGCTGGAGCTTTACGACGTCACCGGCTTCCCGACCTTCTTCGTCAACGGCGGCAGCCGGCTCGAGGGCGCCAGCAGCCAGTCCGGCACCGCGGAGCAGTACCGCCAGCTCATCGCGGCGAACCCGCCGGCCGAAGGCGTCGGCGTGCGCGTCGCTGCGCCGGCGGTCGCCACCGGCAGCGCGACACTGGCGGCGCAGGCGACCGGCGCGCTGCCGGAGGGCAACGGGTGGGAGCTGCGGCTGGTGCTCTACGAAGACCACCGCTACTGGTACGGCTGGGACGGCGAAGGCAACAGCTCGAACGGGATGCGGCTGCACCGCTGGACCGTCCGCGCCAT contains:
- a CDS encoding YitT family protein → MSLKTIFDIVRPAHKVPRTIWSSDTPLTLKPKPITLFFLVTGLWIFGTGEAIIIASGIGVSPWTVLAQGIGKQTGFSVGEATFVVSILVLFMWVPLRETPGIGTILNAILIAMAIDVMVPFLPEPTETGLAFIQTIIGVIVAGIGSGFYLTANLGPGPRDGWMTGIQRRTDWPIGRVRISIEILVLSLGIVLGGTFGIGTIIFAIGIGPVVAMSLGVASHWSE
- a CDS encoding DNA alkylation repair protein, coding for MKAREEIRALANKEIAQHSLRFFKTDKGEYGHGDLFLGVRAPQIRSIAKEHIDISITDMKTLICSKYHEERFLGLIIIVNKYAKSKDRKDRNKLYEIYVSSFKHINNWNLVDVTCPHIIGKHLMDKNRKILYKWARSEDLWTRRIAMISTFWFIRRNDLEDTFKIADKLLHDEHDLIHKAVGWMLREAGKRDLKREETFLKKHYKTMPRTMLRYAIEKFPETKRQKYLKGTI